The following are from one region of the Candidatus Eremiobacteraceae bacterium genome:
- a CDS encoding copper amine oxidase N-terminal domain-containing protein translates to MRISSSLLLFAFWLTAFLPSAISADSAATTRIAVNGLMVNSDVAPFVEQHRVVVPMRAVFTALGGYVMFDAPSKTVIVARPHSTIELRIFSQRADVNGNTVWLDEPAIVRNGRTMVPLRFIAEASGADVSFDEVRNVVGVMLSGVPGAAPGPGDSTGSIPAIKSMSVDTHGKQLLVTGDVLQVSIIGTPGASASFDLAGVAAGVEMHEISRGTYTGFYIVRAGRNVSGVNAYGHLSLEGHTAYAASSTTFSIVGRSPSVVSSAPASGERTFIGQPAISAAIDDHGGPAVDANSLRVFLDDSDVTSYSGVSSRSIYFTPYYPLVPGWHRVGVYGSDVAGIPFSSDWSFFVEPSYQYAYYGGACCSNAGNGFGNAGYPIYSVSPLQFGTFGPGSIITMVLQGYPGGYAIANFVGLPGSVYLSQVGGMPGYYVGSYTVPPGINLWPVNFDVTYYGANGQTAHARQGTGLRFVASTATARNQPVVRRPAFASGTIAAARLTRVPVSIPSAQPVAKRPSPIKPLPIMRLPPTEPAAPRPPPTPRPVVTPRPIVTPRPIATPRPIATPRLLSTSAPRPMPTPRVLATPPPVPLPAPHPIVTPRPTPKPTTRPAPAPSPASTPTTP, encoded by the coding sequence GTGCGGATCTCTTCGAGCCTGCTGCTTTTCGCCTTTTGGCTGACGGCTTTCTTGCCGTCGGCCATTTCCGCCGATTCAGCCGCGACAACCCGGATCGCCGTGAACGGCTTGATGGTCAACTCCGATGTCGCACCATTCGTCGAACAGCACCGCGTCGTCGTGCCCATGCGCGCGGTCTTCACCGCGCTCGGCGGCTACGTCATGTTCGACGCTCCGTCGAAGACCGTGATCGTCGCTCGCCCGCATTCTACCATCGAATTGCGGATCTTCAGTCAGCGCGCGGACGTGAACGGCAATACGGTGTGGCTCGATGAACCTGCGATCGTCCGGAACGGCCGCACCATGGTGCCGCTCCGCTTCATCGCCGAAGCGTCGGGCGCCGACGTGAGCTTCGACGAAGTGCGCAACGTCGTTGGCGTGATGCTGAGCGGCGTTCCAGGCGCAGCGCCCGGACCCGGTGATTCAACCGGAAGTATTCCCGCGATCAAGTCGATGTCCGTGGATACTCACGGCAAGCAGCTGCTGGTCACGGGAGACGTCCTGCAAGTCTCGATCATCGGCACGCCGGGGGCTTCGGCTTCGTTCGATCTCGCCGGCGTCGCCGCAGGCGTGGAGATGCACGAGATCTCGCGGGGCACGTATACCGGATTCTACATCGTGCGCGCGGGCCGCAACGTCTCAGGCGTCAACGCGTACGGCCACCTGTCGCTCGAAGGCCATACGGCGTACGCAGCATCGAGCACGACATTTTCTATCGTCGGACGATCGCCGAGCGTCGTATCATCGGCGCCGGCGAGCGGTGAACGCACGTTTATCGGCCAGCCGGCGATATCAGCGGCGATCGACGACCACGGTGGCCCGGCGGTCGATGCGAATTCGCTTCGCGTGTTCCTCGATGACTCCGACGTGACGAGCTACAGCGGCGTCAGTTCGCGCAGCATCTACTTCACGCCGTACTATCCTCTTGTACCGGGTTGGCATAGAGTCGGTGTCTACGGCAGCGACGTAGCAGGCATTCCGTTCTCGTCGGACTGGTCGTTCTTCGTCGAGCCCTCGTATCAGTACGCGTATTACGGCGGCGCATGCTGTTCGAACGCCGGCAACGGATTCGGCAATGCCGGCTACCCGATCTACTCCGTCTCGCCGCTACAGTTCGGAACCTTTGGGCCGGGAAGCATCATCACGATGGTGCTGCAGGGCTATCCCGGCGGCTATGCGATCGCGAACTTCGTCGGCCTGCCTGGATCGGTATATCTCTCTCAGGTCGGCGGAATGCCGGGCTACTACGTCGGTTCGTATACCGTACCGCCAGGCATCAATCTCTGGCCCGTCAATTTTGACGTGACCTACTACGGCGCGAACGGCCAGACGGCTCACGCGCGGCAGGGCACGGGATTACGATTCGTCGCGTCCACGGCGACGGCGCGCAACCAGCCCGTGGTTCGTCGACCGGCGTTCGCGTCCGGCACGATCGCCGCCGCGCGGCTCACGCGCGTTCCGGTCAGCATCCCGAGCGCGCAGCCGGTGGCGAAGCGGCCGTCGCCCATCAAACCCCTGCCGATCATGCGCTTGCCGCCGACGGAGCCCGCGGCCCCGAGGCCGCCGCCGACGCCGCGACCTGTCGTGACGCCGCGACCTATCGTGACGCCGCGACCTATCGCGACGCCGCGACCTATCGCGACGCCGCGACTTCTGTCGACATCCGCGCCGCGGCCCATGCCGACGCCGCGCGTCCTGGCCACGCCGCCGCCGGTGCCGCTGCCCGCGCCCCACCCTATCGTCACGCCGCGTCCCACGCCAAAGCCAACGACCAGGCCGGCGCCGGCTCCCAGCCCTGCGTCGACGCCGACAACGCCCTGA
- the msrA gene encoding peptide-methionine (S)-S-oxide reductase MsrA encodes MEQATFGAGCFWGVESAFREVPGVVDAAVGFMGGRTADPTYRQVCEGNTNHAEVVHLSFDPSKVSYDQLLDVFWKIHDPTTLNRQGPDVGSQYRSVIFTHSPEQAKAAVASRDALAASGRAGRKVVTQIEPAQPFYRAEEYHQRYFEKQGGGAACHRIG; translated from the coding sequence ATGGAACAGGCAACATTTGGTGCGGGCTGCTTCTGGGGTGTCGAGTCGGCGTTTCGCGAAGTGCCCGGCGTTGTTGACGCGGCCGTAGGTTTCATGGGTGGCCGCACGGCCGATCCGACGTATCGCCAAGTTTGCGAAGGCAACACCAATCACGCCGAGGTGGTCCATCTCAGTTTCGATCCGTCGAAGGTTTCGTACGATCAACTGCTCGACGTCTTCTGGAAGATCCACGACCCGACGACCCTGAATCGTCAAGGCCCCGACGTCGGCTCGCAATATAGGTCGGTCATCTTCACACATTCGCCCGAGCAAGCCAAGGCAGCCGTCGCATCTCGCGATGCGCTTGCCGCATCGGGTCGAGCGGGACGCAAAGTCGTCACGCAGATCGAACCGGCGCAGCCCTTCTATCGCGCTGAAGAATATCACCAGCGCTATTTCGAAAAACAAGGCGGCGGGGCCGCCTGTCACCGCATAGGCTAG
- a CDS encoding DUF6582 domain-containing protein, with protein sequence MEISSTWRPFTGDPATPRARLPDSAFAFPAERAEPLTDAKHVRSAIARFKQVRHMSDAERDAAFDNIKTAARYYGVNVTERTWRDIGSD encoded by the coding sequence ATGGAAATTAGCTCTACCTGGCGCCCTTTCACGGGTGATCCGGCAACGCCGCGAGCTCGGCTGCCCGATTCCGCGTTCGCGTTTCCGGCCGAGCGGGCGGAGCCATTGACGGATGCAAAGCACGTCCGCAGCGCCATTGCCCGCTTCAAGCAAGTACGCCACATGTCAGACGCCGAACGCGATGCGGCATTCGACAACATCAAGACCGCAGCGCGGTACTACGGCGTCAACGTCACAGAGCGGACTTGGCGCGACATCGGTTCCGACTAA
- a CDS encoding GAF domain-containing protein: MKLVAGTHWPEIIAQIEASAAKETSLASFQQTIVDTLVALSPDCAWAGFYMLDPHDDQMLVLGPYNGAPTPHVRIPVNSGICGAAVALDATVIVDDVNSDARYLACSLETKSEIVAPIRVHGKPIGEIDVDSHRLAAFDAEDRRFFDKIALIVGKFIASRQSE, encoded by the coding sequence GTGAAGCTGGTCGCCGGCACGCACTGGCCCGAGATCATCGCGCAAATCGAGGCGAGCGCGGCGAAGGAAACGAGTCTTGCGTCGTTTCAGCAAACAATCGTGGACACGCTCGTGGCGCTTTCGCCCGATTGTGCGTGGGCCGGCTTCTACATGCTCGATCCACATGACGATCAGATGCTCGTCCTCGGGCCGTACAATGGAGCGCCAACGCCGCACGTCCGGATCCCGGTCAACTCCGGCATCTGCGGCGCGGCCGTCGCGCTCGATGCGACGGTCATCGTCGACGACGTCAACAGCGACGCGCGCTATCTCGCCTGTTCGCTCGAAACGAAGTCGGAGATCGTCGCGCCGATCCGCGTTCACGGCAAACCCATCGGCGAGATCGATGTGGACAGTCACCGCCTCGCCGCGTTCGATGCAGAGGACCGCCGGTTCTTCGACAAGATCGCGCTCATCGTCGGCAAATTCATAGCTAGTCGCCAGTCGGAGTGA
- a CDS encoding DUF72 domain-containing protein has protein sequence MIRVGTCGFSYREWVGPFYPRGVSQSDFIAYYAERFDTVEIDSTYYATPGPELFERLDRRTPPTFRFTVKAPSAITHVPAEAEPAEDEAARFAACIEPIRAARKLGAILAQFPNGFRPSPAAYRRIEALRKAWPNAPIVVEFRHRDWQRPDVLRRLAALNLGWCNVDEPSHDTLLRPGAQVTSDVGYVRFHGRNAAAWWHHDKPSDRYSYLYNDAELAEWVPLIEQVADKTRETYVFFNNHANGQSAVNARQMAALLDVALAVPAVSAVDPRLKLFD, from the coding sequence ATGATCCGAGTCGGCACGTGCGGCTTTTCCTATCGCGAATGGGTCGGCCCGTTTTACCCGCGCGGCGTATCGCAGTCGGATTTCATCGCTTACTACGCCGAGCGCTTCGACACGGTTGAGATCGACAGCACGTACTACGCCACCCCCGGTCCGGAGCTGTTCGAACGCCTCGACCGGCGCACGCCGCCGACGTTCCGATTCACGGTCAAGGCCCCGTCGGCCATAACTCACGTTCCGGCCGAGGCCGAGCCGGCCGAAGATGAGGCGGCGCGGTTTGCGGCGTGCATCGAGCCGATCAGAGCCGCAAGGAAACTCGGCGCGATCCTCGCTCAATTCCCCAACGGTTTTCGTCCGTCGCCGGCCGCGTACCGTCGCATCGAAGCCTTGCGCAAAGCGTGGCCGAACGCGCCGATTGTGGTGGAGTTTCGCCATCGCGACTGGCAAAGACCCGACGTTCTGCGGCGTCTGGCCGCGCTCAACCTCGGCTGGTGTAACGTCGATGAGCCTTCGCACGACACGCTCTTGCGTCCGGGCGCGCAGGTGACCTCCGACGTCGGCTACGTACGCTTTCACGGACGCAATGCCGCGGCATGGTGGCATCACGACAAGCCGTCGGATCGCTATTCCTACTTATACAACGACGCGGAATTGGCTGAGTGGGTGCCGCTCATCGAGCAGGTCGCCGACAAGACACGCGAGACATATGTCTTCTTCAACAATCATGCGAACGGTCAGTCCGCGGTCAACGCGCGGCAAATGGCGGCGCTCTTGGACGTCGCTCTCGCGGTGCCGGCGGTGAGCGCAGTCGACCCGCGATTGAAACTCTTCGATTGA
- a CDS encoding endo-1,4-beta-xylanase — MRRRTFITAAAAAPFFAQAALADTTTLRSAAASAGIVYGANARDYALIQQYPDLANLMAQQCALVESGHDFQWANVRPSPTSFNFSQTDAWMAWAQSKALKVASCHLIWHGGQPKWLKHYLTPQNARQMLTNHISTVVGRYAGKTYSWVVVNEAIHPGDGRPDGLRTDSWFQNAGPDYIDLAFHTAAQADPNAILIYNDDDMETDTASGVRKRKFVLDLLQGMKSRGVPIHGLGMQGHLQGDSDSFVSPGYATFLNDVASLGLKLFITELDLIDIRLGNDNATRDNVSAKIYGGFLGTAVQNKALTTVITWSLADKYNWRNGWDPNGSARNGVVRGLPFGSNLEPTPVFDAMVSAFRGAPKR; from the coding sequence GTGAGACGACGGACTTTCATCACCGCTGCTGCGGCAGCACCCTTCTTTGCGCAGGCCGCGCTTGCTGACACCACGACGCTGCGGTCGGCCGCTGCGTCGGCTGGGATCGTGTACGGCGCGAATGCGCGCGACTATGCGCTCATCCAGCAATACCCGGATCTTGCAAACCTCATGGCGCAGCAGTGCGCGCTCGTCGAATCCGGTCACGACTTTCAATGGGCCAACGTACGCCCGAGCCCAACTTCCTTCAATTTCTCGCAAACCGACGCGTGGATGGCGTGGGCGCAGAGCAAGGCGCTCAAAGTCGCGTCATGCCACCTGATCTGGCACGGCGGTCAACCGAAATGGCTGAAGCACTATCTCACGCCGCAGAATGCGCGTCAGATGCTGACGAACCATATCTCGACCGTGGTCGGCCGGTACGCAGGTAAGACGTACTCGTGGGTCGTGGTGAACGAGGCAATTCATCCAGGCGACGGCCGGCCCGACGGTCTGCGAACCGACTCGTGGTTCCAAAACGCCGGCCCTGATTATATCGATCTCGCATTCCACACGGCCGCACAGGCGGATCCGAACGCCATTCTCATCTACAACGATGACGATATGGAAACGGATACCGCATCCGGCGTTCGAAAACGCAAGTTCGTCCTCGATCTCCTTCAAGGCATGAAATCACGAGGCGTGCCGATCCACGGCCTCGGCATGCAGGGGCATCTCCAGGGCGACTCTGACTCGTTTGTTTCGCCAGGGTACGCGACGTTTCTTAACGACGTCGCATCGCTCGGGCTAAAGCTCTTCATCACCGAGCTTGATCTCATCGATATCCGTCTCGGCAACGACAACGCGACGCGGGATAACGTCTCCGCAAAGATCTATGGCGGCTTCCTCGGAACTGCGGTGCAGAACAAGGCCTTGACCACCGTCATCACGTGGTCGCTCGCCGACAAATACAATTGGCGAAACGGTTGGGATCCGAACGGCTCTGCGAGGAACGGCGTGGTGCGCGGCTTGCCGTTCGGCTCAAATCTTGAACCGACGCCGGTCTTCGATGCGATGGTCTCCGCCTTCAGGGGCGCTCCAAAGCGCTAG
- a CDS encoding YbhB/YbcL family Raf kinase inhibitor-like protein, producing the protein MLIALLAASSMMTAPFSLTSAGFQNGAVLPTSYEFNGMSCTGHNVSPPLHWSGAPSGTKSYALTVHDPDAKAPGGWWHWVVFNIPASVDGIKTAAGSGDFSAAPAGTVEGTTSFGKPGYGGPCPPVGSGMHHYIFTLYALDAALLPGASKSTTGPELTDLLSKHLLGKATLVGLFSRP; encoded by the coding sequence ATGCTGATCGCACTTCTCGCCGCGTCTTCGATGATGACCGCGCCGTTCTCGCTCACGAGCGCCGGCTTTCAGAATGGCGCGGTTCTGCCGACCTCCTACGAATTCAACGGCATGAGCTGCACGGGCCACAACGTGTCGCCGCCGCTGCATTGGAGCGGCGCGCCTTCGGGCACGAAGAGCTACGCCTTGACGGTGCACGATCCCGATGCCAAAGCGCCCGGCGGATGGTGGCATTGGGTCGTCTTCAACATTCCGGCGTCAGTCGATGGGATCAAGACCGCGGCTGGCAGCGGTGATTTTTCCGCCGCGCCGGCTGGAACCGTGGAGGGCACGACGTCGTTCGGCAAACCGGGATATGGCGGCCCGTGTCCGCCCGTGGGCAGCGGCATGCACCACTACATCTTCACGCTCTATGCACTTGACGCGGCACTGCTGCCGGGCGCGTCGAAATCCACCACCGGGCCCGAGCTGACAGACCTTCTCAGCAAGCATCTGCTTGGCAAAGCCACGCTGGTAGGGCTTTTCTCACGGCCTTGA
- a CDS encoding TIGR01777 family oxidoreductase produces the protein MPVRRGYLGKMKKVAVTGASGFVGRAIVAALAKRGDAVLALGRSASIDDLPQGVRTARFDPNDTKPHPELFEGLDAVVHLAGETVDGRWNEEKKRRIFDSRVVGTRNLVSTLAKCDIARPPVLICASAVGFYGSRGDEVLSESSPPGDDFLAGVCKAWENEADVALLLGMRVAKVRVSFVLGDGGAVRKLLPPFKAFVGGPFGTGRMWFPWIHLEDIAAMFLWAIDHPEVSGALNAVSPDVATNARFVQALGHAISRPALAPVPPFGLKLVVGEFADAVLASQLVLPAKAMDLGFRWEHESLEEAMLDVLAPNTNKKPATHELRAEQYIPRPIEDVWRFFADASKLPQVTPPKLRIVIVDPPTELTRGATIDYSVRVGGLRMKWRTLIAGLTAGSSFVDYQVRGPYALWRHRHGFEVGKSGGTIVRDEVRYSLPWAPLSDIALPSVRHELSDIWAYRRHKISELFS, from the coding sequence GTGCCTGTTCGCCGCGGGTATCTTGGGAAGATGAAAAAAGTCGCGGTGACCGGCGCGTCGGGGTTTGTCGGCCGGGCAATCGTGGCGGCGCTTGCTAAGCGCGGCGATGCCGTTCTCGCCCTCGGTCGGTCCGCCTCCATAGACGACCTGCCGCAGGGTGTGAGAACCGCGCGCTTCGATCCCAACGATACGAAACCGCATCCCGAGCTCTTCGAAGGCCTAGACGCTGTCGTCCATCTGGCAGGCGAGACGGTTGACGGGCGTTGGAACGAAGAGAAGAAGCGACGGATCTTCGACTCGCGGGTTGTCGGGACTCGCAACCTCGTCAGCACACTCGCGAAATGCGATATCGCACGACCGCCGGTTCTCATCTGCGCATCGGCGGTCGGCTTCTACGGCTCGCGCGGTGACGAAGTGTTGTCGGAGTCGTCGCCGCCCGGCGACGACTTTCTGGCCGGCGTATGCAAAGCATGGGAGAACGAGGCCGACGTCGCGCTGCTGCTCGGCATGCGCGTGGCGAAAGTGAGGGTGAGCTTCGTCTTGGGCGACGGCGGCGCAGTTCGAAAATTGCTGCCCCCTTTCAAGGCGTTCGTCGGTGGACCGTTTGGAACGGGGCGCATGTGGTTCCCTTGGATCCATCTCGAAGACATCGCGGCGATGTTCCTTTGGGCGATAGATCACCCGGAAGTCAGCGGCGCGCTCAATGCCGTGTCACCCGATGTCGCCACGAATGCACGGTTCGTCCAAGCGCTCGGCCATGCGATTTCGCGCCCTGCGCTCGCGCCGGTCCCTCCATTCGGCCTCAAGCTCGTCGTAGGCGAATTTGCCGATGCGGTGCTCGCGAGCCAGCTCGTCCTACCCGCGAAGGCGATGGATCTCGGATTTCGTTGGGAACATGAATCGCTCGAGGAGGCGATGCTCGACGTCCTCGCGCCGAACACGAACAAAAAACCCGCCACACATGAGTTGCGGGCGGAACAGTACATCCCGCGGCCGATCGAGGACGTGTGGCGGTTCTTCGCCGATGCGTCGAAGCTGCCGCAGGTCACGCCGCCGAAGCTGAGGATCGTGATTGTCGACCCGCCGACCGAACTGACGCGCGGTGCGACGATCGATTATTCGGTGCGGGTCGGCGGATTGCGGATGAAGTGGCGGACGTTGATCGCCGGGCTAACAGCCGGGTCTAGTTTTGTTGATTACCAAGTGCGCGGTCCGTACGCGTTGTGGCGGCATCGCCACGGATTCGAAGTCGGAAAATCGGGTGGGACGATCGTGCGCGACGAAGTTCGTTATTCTCTGCCGTGGGCGCCGCTGAGCGATATCGCGTTGCCGTCCGTGCGCCACGAGCTCTCGGACATCTGGGCCTATCGCAGGCACAAGATATCCGAGTTGTTCTCCTGA
- a CDS encoding branched-chain amino acid ABC transporter substrate-binding protein codes for MQIVAGLVVFSTLAGCGFHAGGPGTKTIVIGADFPTSGIDAAANVPTQNAVVLAVEDENKRGLPDGYTIRLETTDDSVGGVHNPEQGALNIQSFISDQKALAVIGPGNSNVARAEIPVANAASLAIISPSATSISLTDDASGARELRQTNPGLHTFFRTVMRDDMQGAADADFAYHALGARRVYVIDDNESYGKGLADVFIPAFRKLGGVVIDRAHFAKAQQDFIALLTSVASTKPDLIFYSGVVSTGGAKLRRQMLELGINAKFMGGDGLKDPGFLQAGGAAADGTYASEGAPELSRMPSARSFLTEYATRFPNQLLGTYSANGYAAAQAAIEAIRSLMSRNGGVPPTRAQVVAEIAKSTVADTPIGPVAFDRAGDITTPVVSMWIVRGGKYVFLSQERTKL; via the coding sequence TTGCAGATAGTTGCAGGGCTTGTCGTTTTTTCGACACTGGCCGGATGCGGTTTTCACGCCGGCGGCCCGGGGACGAAAACTATCGTCATCGGGGCCGATTTCCCCACGAGCGGCATCGACGCAGCCGCCAACGTCCCGACGCAGAACGCCGTGGTATTGGCGGTCGAGGACGAAAACAAGCGCGGATTGCCCGACGGATACACGATCCGGCTCGAGACCACCGACGATTCCGTAGGGGGCGTCCATAACCCCGAACAAGGCGCGCTCAATATCCAATCGTTCATCTCAGACCAGAAGGCGCTGGCCGTCATCGGTCCGGGCAACTCCAATGTCGCGCGTGCGGAGATCCCGGTCGCAAACGCAGCGTCGCTTGCGATCATCTCGCCGTCAGCGACCTCGATCAGCTTGACCGACGACGCATCGGGCGCACGCGAACTCAGGCAGACGAACCCCGGCCTCCACACATTTTTCCGAACCGTGATGCGCGACGACATGCAGGGAGCTGCCGACGCGGATTTTGCGTACCACGCGCTGGGTGCGCGCCGCGTCTACGTGATCGACGACAACGAATCGTACGGCAAAGGGCTTGCCGACGTGTTCATACCGGCGTTTCGCAAGCTCGGCGGCGTCGTCATCGACCGTGCGCACTTCGCCAAAGCGCAACAGGACTTCATCGCGCTGCTCACGTCCGTCGCCTCCACGAAGCCGGATCTTATCTTCTACAGCGGCGTGGTGAGCACGGGCGGCGCTAAGCTCCGTCGCCAGATGCTGGAGCTCGGCATCAACGCGAAGTTCATGGGCGGCGACGGCCTCAAGGATCCGGGCTTCTTGCAGGCCGGCGGCGCCGCAGCCGACGGCACGTACGCATCCGAGGGCGCACCCGAATTGTCGCGCATGCCGAGCGCGCGCTCATTCTTGACAGAGTACGCGACGCGCTTTCCGAACCAACTGCTCGGAACGTACAGCGCAAACGGTTACGCCGCGGCGCAAGCAGCGATCGAGGCCATTCGGTCTCTCATGTCGCGCAACGGCGGCGTGCCGCCCACGCGCGCACAAGTCGTCGCCGAGATCGCGAAGAGCACCGTGGCCGACACCCCGATCGGGCCCGTCGCCTTCGATCGCGCCGGCGACATCACGACGCCCGTGGTGAGCATGTGGATCGTGCGCGGCGGAAAGTATGTATTTCTCTCCCAAGAGCGCACGAAGCTATGA
- a CDS encoding peptide ABC transporter substrate-binding protein, whose protein sequence is MRRWAASMLVFAALGFSACSLRSQPPAAQGPKGTIAFNLSEDPHSLDPILAQNDDEHQVARLMFDVLLDVDDRGALVPSLAIAVPTKANGGVSSDGRTITYRLRRGVRWQDGAAFTSRDVRFTWQAIVDPRNDVPSTHGYDLISAIDTPDPLTAVVHLRHTWAPTVATFFTYGTTPMEILPAHLLEGRGSLRASEFNTHPIGTGPFRLTSWTRGEGLTLAPNRDYFRGAPAARGIWAREVPDTNTDLIMLRGGQLDWSLLSPAQRLALGTASDLHIVYAPFAGFGAIAFNCRKAPFDDVRMRRAVAMSIDRSRMSAGITGGQYPVTDSDQPQFSWAYDASARLPRFDPQAADRILDSLGWKRGQDGLRRDRGGTPLALVFVTFPEGDTAVRTAEYAQAMLRDRGIVAEIKKISVAQFYLPRSEGGLLLTGTYDMAYIAWRTGADPDDSGIDTCHGVANYAGYCNAEVDELEDRALVGTTQSERKALYSQIQHILARDVPYDFLYAPRYGYAAQPSLAGLRPSPFSATWNAWQWVKH, encoded by the coding sequence GTGCGTCGTTGGGCGGCCTCCATGCTCGTGTTCGCGGCGCTCGGATTTTCCGCGTGCTCGCTTCGGTCGCAGCCGCCGGCCGCGCAAGGGCCCAAGGGCACGATCGCCTTCAATCTGTCCGAAGATCCGCATAGCCTCGATCCGATCCTCGCGCAGAACGACGACGAGCATCAAGTCGCGCGCCTCATGTTCGATGTCTTGCTCGACGTGGATGATCGAGGCGCGCTCGTGCCGTCGCTCGCGATCGCCGTTCCGACGAAGGCGAACGGCGGCGTCAGTTCAGACGGGCGTACGATAACCTACCGACTGCGGCGCGGCGTGCGCTGGCAAGACGGCGCGGCATTCACATCCCGCGATGTTCGCTTCACCTGGCAAGCCATCGTCGATCCGCGCAACGATGTGCCGTCCACCCACGGCTACGATTTGATCTCCGCGATCGATACGCCCGACCCGCTGACCGCCGTCGTGCACTTGCGCCATACATGGGCACCTACGGTCGCCACCTTCTTCACCTACGGCACGACGCCGATGGAGATTCTGCCCGCCCATCTGCTCGAAGGCAGGGGTTCGTTGCGCGCATCGGAATTCAATACTCATCCGATCGGAACGGGGCCGTTCAGACTGACGTCCTGGACGCGCGGCGAAGGCTTGACGCTCGCGCCGAACCGGGACTATTTCCGTGGGGCGCCCGCGGCGCGAGGCATCTGGGCGCGCGAAGTGCCGGACACGAACACCGATCTCATCATGCTTCGCGGCGGACAGCTCGATTGGTCGTTGCTTTCTCCGGCGCAGCGTCTAGCGTTGGGCACAGCGTCCGATCTGCATATCGTCTACGCACCGTTCGCCGGCTTCGGCGCGATCGCGTTCAACTGCCGGAAGGCTCCGTTCGACGACGTGCGCATGCGCCGCGCCGTTGCGATGTCCATCGACCGATCGCGTATGTCGGCGGGGATAACGGGCGGCCAATATCCGGTCACCGACAGCGACCAGCCGCAATTCTCGTGGGCTTACGACGCCTCGGCACGATTGCCGCGCTTCGACCCGCAAGCGGCGGATCGAATACTGGACTCGCTCGGCTGGAAGCGCGGACAAGACGGGCTGCGGCGGGATCGCGGCGGCACGCCGCTCGCCCTTGTCTTTGTCACGTTTCCTGAAGGCGACACCGCGGTTCGCACCGCCGAGTACGCGCAAGCCATGCTGCGCGACCGCGGCATCGTCGCGGAGATCAAGAAGATATCGGTCGCGCAATTCTATCTGCCGCGAAGCGAAGGCGGGCTGCTGCTGACGGGAACGTACGACATGGCGTACATCGCGTGGCGCACCGGTGCGGATCCCGACGACTCGGGTATCGACACATGTCACGGCGTCGCGAACTACGCGGGCTATTGCAACGCCGAGGTGGACGAGCTCGAAGACCGAGCGCTCGTCGGAACCACGCAAAGCGAACGGAAAGCGCTCTACTCGCAGATCCAGCACATCTTAGCGCGCGACGTGCCATACGATTTTCTCTATGCGCCGCGCTACGGATATGCGGCCCAGCCCTCGCTGGCCGGCCTTCGGCCAAGCCCGTTCTCAGCCACCTGGAACGCATGGCAGTGGGTCAAGCACTGA